TGAACGAGATGGCCGCCCTCTGCGACCGCCTGGGCGTGGACGTGGAGAGCGTGCGTCTGGGCATCGGCTCGGACCCGCGCATCGGGTACTCCTTTATATACCCCGGGTGCGGCTACGGGGGGTCATGCTTTCCGAAGGACGTCCGGGCCCTTGTACACACGGCTCGGGAGCACGGGCTGGAGGCGGGCATCTTGAGGGCCGTCAACCACCGGAACGAGGCTCAGAAACGCGTCCTTCTCGACAAGGTCATCGGGCACTTCGGGCCGGACCTCGCGGGCAGGACCTTCGCCCTCTGGGGCCTGGCCTTCAAGCCGGGCACCGACGACATGCGGGAGGCGCCCTCCCTGGTGCTCCTGGAGGGGCTGCTTGCCCGCGGGGCACGGGTGAAGGCCTACGACCCGGCCGCCCGGGAGATGGCCCGAAAGGTTCTTCCGCCGCAGTGGTTGAATGAAGACGGGGTCGTCCTGGTGGAGCACCAGGACCATGCGCTTGAGGGTGCGGACGCCCTGGTGCTGGTGACGGAATGGAAGAGCTTCCGTAACCCCAACTTCAGCGCCATGAAAAAGGCCCTCAAGGCCCCCGTCATCTTCGATGGAAGAAACCAGTACGACCCCGAGCGCCTCCGCCGCTACGGCTTCCGGTACTTCGGCATCGGCACGGGTGAGCAGCTTCCGGAGCGGGAGGATTCCCGGAACCCTGTGCCTTAAGGCCGGCTAACCGGATTTTCTACCAACGTCCGGTTGTGGCCGAGAGGGAGACTTTGGTAGAATACCGCCTGACGGAAATACGCACCGGGGGAGGGAAGCAGATGGAGGGGAAAAATCCTCAGGAAAGCCGCCTTGATGACGATGAAATAGACATTTATGAAATATTCCTCGTTTTAAAGAAGAGATTCAGGCTGATCCTCGGCGTTTTCCTGCTCGGCATTGCCCTGGCGGCCGGGGTAAGCTTCCTTCAATCCCCCGTCTACGAAAGCGATTTCCTCATGCGGGCGTCCGTCCTGTCCCCCTCGGAGACGGTGAAGATAATCGACCGTCTGGACGGTCTCCTTGAGGAGGGAGATTACGAGGATGTCTCCTCGATGCTCAACGTGCGCAGCCGTGATGTGGTGTCCCTCCGGGCGGAGGATTCGTCGAAAAACGAGGAAAATTGGGTTGATGTGACCCTGGACGTCCGTGACCCCTCGCTCATACGGCCCCTCAAGGACAATGTCCTGAGGTACCTGAATGAAAACGACTACGTGCGGGAGAGAGTGGACCTCGAAAGGGAGAGCCGCCTTAACCTGAGAAGCGAAATCCTGGCCAGGCTCTCCAAAATCGAGAACCTTTCCAACGAAGTCATAAACCATATCGAAAAGGGCAGGATGA
This genomic window from Nitrospirota bacterium contains:
- a CDS encoding Wzz/FepE/Etk N-terminal domain-containing protein, with protein sequence MVEYRLTEIRTGGGKQMEGKNPQESRLDDDEIDIYEIFLVLKKRFRLILGVFLLGIALAAGVSFLQSPVYESDFLMRASVLSPSETVKIIDRLDGLLEEGDYEDVSSMLNVRSRDVVSLRAEDSSKNEENWVDVTLDVRDPSLIRPLKDNVLRYLNENDYVRERVDLERESRLNLRSEILARLSKIENLSNEVINHIEKGRMKDVGFNPIGLDKGIIDLKQRLKDVENEIQLLKGFEAVTEPIMPDRPARPRKALNIAVGGTASLFVGIFLALVFEWLEGNRGRSREERGEASETPGHRDR
- a CDS encoding UDP-glucose/GDP-mannose dehydrogenase family protein, translating into MNLAVIGTGYVGLVTGACFAEMGNNVVCVETDGGKLDVLKAGKVPFYEPGLEQVVAGNLGEGRLSFTHSMKEAVKRSSIFLIAVGTPPSEDGSADISHVLAVARELGGHLTQYALIVTKSTVPVGTAERVRQAVAEELERRGLQVEFDVVSNPEFLKEGSAVADFIRPDRIIVGCDSERARSLMRELYAPFTRNHERVLYMSVRAAEMTKYAANAMLATRISFMNEMAALCDRLGVDVESVRLGIGSDPRIGYSFIYPGCGYGGSCFPKDVRALVHTAREHGLEAGILRAVNHRNEAQKRVLLDKVIGHFGPDLAGRTFALWGLAFKPGTDDMREAPSLVLLEGLLARGARVKAYDPAAREMARKVLPPQWLNEDGVVLVEHQDHALEGADALVLVTEWKSFRNPNFSAMKKALKAPVIFDGRNQYDPERLRRYGFRYFGIGTGEQLPEREDSRNPVP